In Brassica napus cultivar Da-Ae chromosome C2, Da-Ae, whole genome shotgun sequence, the sequence TGGCCAGAGCTCTTTGGCAGTATGGAAGAGATGCGAGTATCTAGGGCGGTGAAGATGCTTCGGACAGATCCATATATCCGGATTAAATTGGCATGTCTTGCTATTGTTTCATCTGTGCTGCTGTCAACAAATCTAAAGATGAAAATGATGAAGGAGCATGCTGAGCTTCTTGGAGACATCGAGGAATTTTTGTCTTACCCATGGGGCCGTCTTGCATTTGATATGCTGATGACTAGTATAAAAAACAGGGATGAGATATCGTTATCTCAAAATACCATCGCGTTAAAAGGTTTTGCTCTAGCTCTCCAGCTTGTAATTGTAGAAGCTGTACCTGCTTTGACAGAAGTGGTTCAAGATGCGTGTTCTTCTTCGGAATCGGAAAGTGAAGATGATGAAACAGAGTACCCTGTTAGCAAGGCCAAGAAGAAGACATTGAATCCTGCCCACACACGGGAAGTAGATAGAAAAGCTGAGGTAAGCTCATTTGCCGCATTGAACATTTTTTGATGCTTTAGTGaacgaaaaaaaaatccatCCCTTAATATTAATCGTGTTTATACCTGTAAATATCGACTGAATTGGATATTCATATGTTACCTAGGTTGTTGTCAGCAGTATTATCCCCCAAGATGCTCAACGCCCAATCAATGAATCCGTTTTGCTTTGGACAGACGAGGTGTTTGATAAAAAAGTCGAAAACCTTGTGAAGCTTATTAGTCAAAATTTTGTGTTTGCGAAGGATATGTTCAAAGGGGGAGCTACTAAATCAGATGTTGAGAAGATGCGTGAAGAGTCAAAAAATGTTGGTAAGAAGAAGCAAACCCGACAGAAAGAAACACAGAGTGTTGGAGCTGATGACGACAAACTTGCAAAAGTTGTGCTTGCACTTCTCGAACCTGAGATAAAACGGATTGATGGTAATGTCTCTGCTGGCATTGCCTCCATGAAAGAGTTAGCATCGTCGTCTCTCCACTACAAAGATTACGTCTTAGCCACTGTGTCCGGAATGATAAAGGAATTGAAATCTGAAATTCTTGGATCCCTAGCCGCGGGTAATGCTGATGTTGCGTCACAGGGTCACCATATCAGCGTCTCAGCTGGCAATGGGTCGAAGTAAGGTTTTACTAAACAACCTACGGGACGAGGTGAGCCTGGTAATGGTGATGTAGCTTTTGAGGGTCATCATATCAGTCCCTCTACTGGCAATGTCTCGAAGGCAGGTTCTTCCAAACAACCTGCGTGGGGAGGGGAGGATGAGAATGCAAACACAATCGATAATGTGTTGGAAAATCTAAGCCATTACTCAACCCCTCCCGGATCACCAAACCTAGTCCCTGTAAGAGTCTTCGTTATATATTTAACAACAGTAATCTAATCCAGTATCCTATATTTGTAACCGGTTAACTCTGCCTCGTGAATGCGATTTCAGGTTTTGATCGCCCTTTGTTCTGAAGAAAATTCATCCCTACCAAGGGGTGGTCGGGTGGGTGAAAACTACCATCAACTCACTGCGCTAGCACGTGAAGATATTGATGTAAGAATTTAATAATGTAGATATGCACCCTACTTTCAAATATCCAGTTACTAATATTTAAAACCGGGGGAAAAAATTGTAATCCTACTATCATTGGAGCATAGtcataaatatatgagtttCTCTAGCTCGTGACTTCTTTAATATGGTAATTCTAACATCCAAGTTTCGTTATTTGATAGGGAACAGACACACTCTCCCAACATGCTACATCTACCATTCCTCCAGGTTCACCTCTTCTTCGTCCCAACAACCAAGTCACTTCAGGATCCCGTCAGTCTTGTCCCTGATCGGAGATATTGATAAGATAGGTGAAAGCAAAGCTTAGTTACCTAGACAACTCACGATTAATGTTCATCAAGTTAAATAACTCTAGGATTTAATGGACGAAATACGGATGAAGCAAAAGATTCATACAACATCGGTAGTATTTTAATGGATATCTGAAGCTGAACAGGAAACCATGGTCCTCAGTCGTCGAGCACTCCTCACCTTACGGTCAGAGCAGGGaacaatattttgtaaaatatcttGCTATGAATCACATTTCGGACAAACAATTTGTAAAATATCTTACAACtcttctctttttaattattaaagcTATATCCGGTTTCAAGCTCTTATATCATCAATTACCATCAATGTATCCGGTTTCGATTCGTAGTTTACGTTTCCCTACAGtatcaataaaactaaaattttttgGCATCAGCCCCGGTAGCAGGTAACATATACGTAACGCAGAAGTGTTATCTCGAGGACATAATTGGCAAATCATCACATAAATGACTTGGTTCaccaatcatttaaaaaaaaatgcacaCATCTGCAATTACCGCCCAGAATTTGTATATTGACCTAAATAGacctattttataatatatattcactAACCAACCAATatcataattatatttataagaaaattaaattaaaacttccataaaattttatttatgtactaagatttatatatctacatatatatttttgaaaaaataatattcgtcttcataaaaaaaacaaattcttcATTAAAAAGTTTTAACTTACATCTTAAAAATCAATATactattataataatatgaatttgttatgtttataattatataatgtattGAATATTGTTAATTTGTTATTAAATTCACATATGTTATTGAATATACTAACAAATTCTTTATTAAATCGCTGTTGTATTAACTGACACATATGTTCCTAGCTGTTGTACTTGTACATGTCAACATCGTTTACTAATCCCTTTTTTTGTCAAATCGTTTAGTAATGCTTAAAACagcaaatatatgtatataatatgtaaaCTCATTCATTCACAACTATAATCGCAATGTTTAAATCAACCATGCCCATACCTCAATTTCACATTAGCAACACATGCATATTAACACGAGTCTGTTAATTAATGTGGactttagaaattttattatagaatTTAGTCTTTATGATTTTCTGAtgtatatgtattatgtatCTGATGTAACTGAAAGaattaaaaagatacatatatatatatatatagttaccgttatattttgtACATCTTAAATAGTGCTTTTGAAAATAAGTTACTTACAGCTATTTTTGTATCTTTAAAAGCTAAATAAATcctaattattaattaaatggtTGAATATACAAATTAAATGTAAAAAGACAACCTACCCGATCAGCTTCAGTAATATCGTACCGAAATGTACACTatcaaatcaatattttcggtGTTTTCAATATGAATGAACTTGTAGAATCTTTAAGATTCTTGGAACATGATTAATAAGATTTCTTAGGATGAGATTCTTATCGTAATATAAGGAACCGTctattaacttttaactaaaaaagttaagaaccggttcttataTTTAAGAGCCAGTtctgtttttttagttaaaaattaagagacggtttcttatattccgctaagaacgtGATCCTAATAACtttccattaatcatgctcttactTCTTCCTTATTAGTTTCAACAACAACTAACTTCATTGTTAGATATGGGCCCAGATTATCATCAAGGCTCGATAATTGACTTATCCCAGTAGAATAACCGCCGTAAAAAAAAGGAATGACGATCCAGCAAGAGCCCAACTAATAGAGAGTCAGTCGACTTACCCACCCATCAGAACGACATGACACACGCAACCGAGCGtcaggaaagagagagaggcgtTGTGCCCTACTACGGCGCCGAACGTAGATGTCAACAACTCCACTGAACACTTTTCTGAACCAGAGAAGTAATGATGAGAGAAAATGGAGTCGACATGGAGAGGAATCTATAAAAATAGAGCAAGAGAAGGACATGAAGAACAGAGAGAAACTGATATTGGCGACGACTTCACTTTCTTTGTATTTTCCCGTTTCGGCATTCAGCTTAAACACTTCAATAAACAAATCTTTTCTAAACATTATTTATTGTTTGATTAAGGATCCCTAAATTTGATTACCGTTCTTACTTCTTAGGATTCAAAACTTGAATTGGTAGAGGATGAACATGTTGATATTtgacaaaattacaaaaaggaaaaagaaaacagaagatAGAACATTGATTAGTCTCATCTTATTAAGCCGTTacttatcccttatatattatttgagaagcattacaactttttttttgtagccacatgtcatcactagaatgattcttagaatttttAGAGAATTAGATTGGTTCatctacatatataaaaaaaaaatttattaaactaacaataaattcattatttatgATCTTTATTAtctccttaaataaaaattacgaaattgcctaatgtggctgaagtgtatatgataattaatgattttgaataataaaaatttgataaaaattaatgtatcttctatcatatttgtttaattttaaactattaaaataaattaaacaaccacattaaccatctcataaaaatttagatttttctgtctatgttatattttgaatttttcaaaacgactATATATTACTAAAATCGTTAAAAGCTTCGTATTCAATTTTGCgatcaattgtttaaaatttttgttatgagaAGATACAAATggttacaaaatcatatattagaaagtctcatttaataattaCTAAAatcaaaagatatatatatatatatatatatatatttatatatttatatatatcgtcttaaattaaactatataccatataatatacataaatattttaattttgaaatttcctttgaacaatttgtttttgataaaaactttGAACAAACACTGACAGCTTGattcttttaaaaaagtataaattataaattattaaaactattaatcccacaataaaTTTTTTGTCATAAGTCATTTACAgtttttgctataaaagatacaaatgatcgaaaaatcatatgaatacaaaacatcatttaatagagattaatattaaaatatactatatatgttaatatcatttaaatttagttatatatcctatcaaatataaaaactattgtttcaattaataaaatttatttatatgtttgcaccaatttaattatatatgaaatagttactgaattttaattattcaatatatatttattatttcataatataaaacatataatacataaaataatttttatatataatgtttatcctgCACAAGGCGCGgattttaaaagtattaaaagGTTTGGACGACTCAACATCCATACATATATAAATCACCATCTGTATATATcgttacatatatttaaataaaaacaagtaGTATCTATTGTTGTATGTGTACTTCCGGAACCATGCGACGGTTCCTTCTTCTCATTGCAACTGGTGGAGACTTGTAACATACTGTACGACAAGCTGCACATTCTGACGCTGGTGATGAGCGCTTGCAATGGTCACGACAGATCTTACTGCATTCAATTTCCGATTTTGCTTCACCTTCTATGACGATTACGGCTAGTATCATCATTATCCACACCATGCTCATTACTTTCCCCATTTTTTCTTGTGTAATTTTTTCTTGTGTAATTTTTTGTTGCTAAATTTGTGtatattcttcttatttttctttttctttatgtttctgAATGACTTAAGTGTGTGATGCAGTAGTCTCTATTTATAGTCACGGTGTCTTTCAATTAAATATCAGTCAACGTTCAACagtaaaccaaaataaatcagTCAAACTTCTtgttcaaaaatatttgtgtcTATTAGCCAAAGTTTTAGTTGCTGCCATGATTGGTGGATTTAATTGCTATCACATTATggtctttatttatttttctttcgctatatttcaaaatgatttataacattttcACGTTTTACATGTTTAAATTATCCTTTTCTTTTAACAACTACCTCTTCAAATTATCTATATGGACATGATATACAttcttgtaagacccgaacccggTCCCGATGAATTCGAATATTAAAACGGTTATGATCCCATTAGAAGCCAGGCCCATCATATGCTTAACaaagaaaatgtaaatatttttgtgaattagTTTCATTTAACCTAATATATAACTCAGAGCACACGCTGCGGGGGTATGTAAACCAGTACctgaacaaaagaaaatgatataATAAAGAAAAGTAGGAGAGAAGTAGTGAAAAGAATAACCATCgtttcttcataaaaaaaattctgacaCTTTTATACTGTACCAATTGTATACTTGTCTTATTTCTACTGGTTTAGCTATCTAATATAATCTATTAAAAGGGGTTTTACAAAATTAGATTACTCCTTAATTTGACCACTTAATTACATTGACATGtcattgaaatatttattgaatCTATATTTAAGTATGTTTatctttttctaatttaaattatagattTTCTTAATCGAATCTTAATCAAAAATGATTTTCCAATAGATTtcctaatatattttgtattaacatattaaatattttctgatatttattagtaataaataaaaagtaaaaaccacatatcataatcaatttatataatatataaataaaatataaaatattctattcATCAAGTATAGgtataatattttcatgtatataagtctaataatttataaaacactgtgatataataaatgattaaaataacaaaaatataattattaaaagtaataaataaaattgttatgttttaaaatgttatactaACAATTAgttaatacattttaatttacaaatatataatataatatttagtacaaaaaaaattaaagtaaaaaaaaatattcagacGGTCATATGTCCAACTCTAGGAATAAACAATAACatcacataatatttttttttaacaaatttattttaatacaaattatataaaaaaaatatttattttaaggggTGCTAAAAAATTTCGAATTAAAAAGATTTATGACCCAAccctacatttttttttgtatgaatagttgaaatttatatcataatattttattcaaattttaattatacttTTGTTATAACATCATAGTTTACTTTTCAATCTATATTTATGAATAGAAGGTGCAACTTCATTTTGTGTTATACGTTTTTGTttgtgaaaaataatttaaaatatatatactacaaAGCTTTATGGACTAAGAGAAAACacatatatgatttaaaaaaaatatgaaattatttaaaaaaatggtagAAGAagtaaaggaagaagaagaccatACATGTTGACTATaacattattttgttaaaaaaaccaTAAACGTTTGAAAATATGGTTATTGTTAAGAATATGACCATTAACGATGTAAAAAAGAACTTTTAcgtatattaaaatgaaaaaaacaccTGCGCGGATCAATTTCTAGTAGATATTAAAAGTAGTTATTATCAccatattaaaataaagtaatagtATAAAATTCTGAAGGTAGTCCCTTAAAGAGACTATACGGTAATGATTTTTGATAAGAGCTTCTCCGAGAGATCACGAGTTTCGGAATCAAACCGACTGATTACGTCCTTTCGGGAGAGAAAGcgagatgagagagagatagagacgCCGCCGTTATGATGCGTATCCCTTAAGGGACGTCTCTTGTAGCGCTTAATTAAGCGACGTCTCTTGCATTATTAggtaaaattttatgtatttttcaaaattaaccTAAGAAGCGGGGCTAAGCACCCccgataatcatggtcttaaGCAGCTGTCTAGGGTTTACGTCTCTCAAACATAAACAATCGCTATTCTCATCTTCTCCACGAGAAATTTCAGCAAGAAATCTGCCA encodes:
- the LOC111202599 gene encoding uncharacterized protein LOC111202599, yielding MGKVMSMVWIMMILAVIVIEGEAKSEIECSKICRDHCKRSSPASECAACRTVCYKSPPVAMRRRNRRMVPEVHIQQ